In Leptolyngbya sp. CCY15150, a genomic segment contains:
- a CDS encoding RusA family crossover junction endodeoxyribonuclease, with product MDGPPVSQQTRRRERLRAWKIVVRQEAEKYWSPGQKAATGLIMLQITYFYDSVAIDVDNIVKPIQDAIIGLAYIDDDQVTDVLVRKRNLSGNFKVENMTSTLAEGFSRGNEFLHIVVIEAPDQEVLI from the coding sequence GTGGATGGACCACCCGTATCACAACAGACTCGCAGGCGTGAACGTCTTAGAGCCTGGAAAATAGTGGTACGGCAAGAGGCAGAGAAATATTGGTCACCAGGGCAAAAAGCAGCTACAGGTCTAATCATGCTGCAAATCACCTATTTCTATGATTCTGTTGCTATAGATGTGGACAATATTGTCAAGCCAATTCAGGATGCCATAATTGGATTAGCCTACATTGACGATGATCAAGTCACTGACGTTCTTGTCAGGAAGCGAAATTTGTCAGGTAACTTTAAAGTAGAAAACATGACCTCAACCCTAGCAGAAGGTTTTTCTCGTGGAAACGAATTCTTGCATATTGTCGTAATTGAGGCTCCTGACCAAGAGGTACTGATCTGA
- a CDS encoding LysR family transcriptional regulator, protein MTNIHHINLAGIDLNLLVVFDALMTEQNVTRAGERVGLSQPATSNALARLRSLAKDGLFTRTAAGLRPTPTAIALHQQLRPALQQIQVVLLDQSTFDPATSDRVFAIGMSDYVEFTLLPHLMQAIQTLAPQISVQIRSGDRQKLLSLLDNGEIDLACGVFPEKIAWHQEQLLLQESYVCVCRKNHPIIGSSLSLEEYLSVSHLLVSVKQDRIGRVDTLLAEQNLKRHIALSTPHFLTAPFILAQTDLVATLAYRVALAFVNNQQLKLLPLPFAISNFSVFMRWHQSTETSPACQWLRSLALSIALKVDKTISGTI, encoded by the coding sequence ATGACCAATATTCACCACATCAATTTGGCAGGGATTGATCTCAATCTGCTGGTCGTGTTTGATGCGTTGATGACGGAGCAAAACGTCACCCGTGCCGGAGAACGAGTTGGATTAAGTCAACCGGCAACCAGTAATGCTCTAGCTCGACTACGAAGTTTAGCCAAGGATGGCTTATTTACTCGAACGGCTGCCGGACTTCGCCCCACACCCACCGCGATCGCTCTGCATCAACAATTGCGCCCCGCGTTGCAGCAAATTCAAGTGGTGCTTCTGGATCAATCCACGTTTGATCCAGCAACGAGCGATCGAGTTTTTGCAATTGGCATGTCTGATTATGTAGAATTCACCTTGCTGCCACACTTGATGCAAGCGATACAGACCCTTGCACCTCAAATCAGTGTGCAGATTCGATCCGGCGATCGTCAAAAATTACTGTCTCTACTGGATAATGGTGAAATTGATCTGGCTTGTGGTGTGTTTCCTGAAAAAATTGCGTGGCATCAGGAACAATTGCTATTACAAGAAAGCTATGTTTGCGTCTGCCGTAAAAATCATCCCATCATTGGCAGTTCTCTCTCTTTGGAGGAGTACCTATCAGTTTCTCACTTGCTTGTTTCGGTCAAACAAGATCGTATCGGAAGGGTAGATACACTCCTTGCTGAACAAAATCTGAAACGACACATTGCTCTTTCAACTCCCCATTTTCTGACTGCACCCTTTATTCTGGCGCAGACTGATTTAGTTGCCACCTTAGCCTATCGGGTCGCCCTTGCCTTTGTAAATAATCAACAGTTGAAACTACTACCCCTGCCGTTCGCGATTTCAAACTTTTCAGTGTTTATGCGTTGGCATCAGTCTACTGAAACTTCCCCAGCTTGCCAATGGTTGCGATCGCTTGCATTATCGATCGCATTAAAAGTAGATAAGACAATTTCAGGAACTATCTAG